The sequence TTCTGATATTTTTCCATGCGTATTTTCTTGACCACTACAATTGTGGTCTTCTTTGCCAATGGACTGGAAGACAGCAAGCTGGTCAGCGGCCTGAGGGGGTGGTTGAACTTCGTGGCGATGGCCCACCAAATGCCGGGAGGGCGTTCGATCCTGATGCTGATAAGCACTGGAACCAAGCACCGCAAACCGACCGGTAGATCATCGTCGCATTGCTGAGCATTGCGGATTCTCGCTTCCAGGAGGCTCTGATGCAGACCGCCCAACAGAACGGTAAGCTGTCCCGGAATATTTGTCGGATATGCTTGCAGGTCTCAGTTCCAGCAGGCTTTTTCCGGCGTTCCACTTCGGGACCGGCCTGACCGAAATGGAGATCGTGCTTGGCAATACACTCCAGGCACTCAAAACGAAACTGAGTTCACCGGAAGGCGCATAAAGGCGGCTGGCCGCGTCCTTTCATGGTGCGTTCGGTGCCCGATGCCGTCCTTCTCTATCTGGATCGGATGAACCTGAAAAGCCCGACAACCCTGAAGGATCACCCGCAGTACTGGAACGAGCCGACAGTCGAAACCGAGTTCCGCTTTTTGATGGATAAGTGGCCCTGCGACCCCTGAGCGGCGGCGCCATGGGCACTGCCGCGGGGGCCGTGGTCGGCGCCATTTCGGGCCATACCCTGTGGGGTGCGGCCATCGGTGCGGCCGCCGGCTCGGCCGGCGGATTTCTCCTCGGTAAACACCAGGAAGCCACGAAAAACGCCTACCAGCAAGGCTTCGAAGCCGGAAAGAAGCAATCCCAGCAGTAAGGAACAATTCGCGTGAACCGCCATATCAGTAGAGACTCTCGATGAACTCCGCAGCCGATTCAACTCAAAACCAGACGGAAGGAAGCCGAGGCCTCTGGACGGTCAAGGACGAAGGGGAAGGCACGCTGCGAGTTTATTTAGAGGGCAATTGGGAACTGGATCACGCGCTGCCCAAACCCGAAGACATCCTGAACTCGGATGTGGCCGGAGGCGGGCTGCGTACAGTCCGGTTCGACAGCAGCGCATTGACCGGGTGGGCCACCGGTCTTCTGGTCTTTTTGCAGGACCTCGCCCGCATCGCTGCCGAACGTCGCGTTGAAATCGACCGCGCCGGCCTGCCCGAGGGTGTAGGCAAGTTGCTGGACCTCGCCGCGGCCGTTCCCGAGCGCAAGGGCGCCCGGCGTTCGGTCGAGCACGAACCGGTCCTGACCCGCATCGGGGCCGCCGCCCTGGCGTGGTCCGAAGGCGCTTCAGCAATGTTCACGTTCATCGGCGAGTGCTCCGTCGCGCTGGTAAAGCTGGTGAGAGGCCGGGCCCGTCTGCAGCGCTCGGATTTCTTGGTCTTTATCGAGGACTGCGGCGTCAGTGCACTGCCCATCGTCACCCTGCTCAGCATGCTCTTCGGGTTGATCCTGGCCTTCATCGGCGCGGTGCAGCTGATGATGTTCGGCGCCCAGATCTACGTGGCGGACCTCGTGGGTATCGCGGTTGTGCGCGTGATGGGGGCGGTCATGTGCGGCATCATCATGGCCGGGCGCACGGGGGCAGCGTTCGCCGCCCAGCTGGGCACCATGCAGGTCAACCAGGAAATCGATGCCTTGAAAACGCTCGGCATCTCACCGATCGAGTTTTTGGTCCTGCCGCGCATGCTGGCGCTGTGTTTGATGATGCCGCTGCTTTGCCTGTATGCCGATGTGATGGGCATTGTTGGGGGTCTGATCGTCGCGGTGTCGATGCTGGATATCAACATGGTGCAGTATCTGAACCAGACGCTGCACGCGCTCAAGATGAGCCATTTTTTGGTCGGATTGGTCCACGCGTCCGTTTTCGGGGTTCTGATCGCCCTTTTCGGGTGTCTCAAAGGAATGCAGTGCGGCCGAAGCGCCTCGGCCGTAGGCGAGGCCACCACCTCGGCGGTGGTGGCCTGCATCGTGGCGATCGTGGTATCCACGGCGCTGATCACCTTCATCTGCAAAGTGCTCAAGGTGTGACCATGCCGGCTGCAGACGACACGAAAAAGACGCCCAGCGGTCCCCACATCTCCATCGAGGATCTGACCATGGCCTACGGCAGCTTCGTGGTTCAGAGCGACCTGACCTTTACGATCAATCACGGCGACATCTTCATCATCATGGGCGACAGCGGCTGCGGCAAAAGCACGCTGCTCAACCACATGGTCGGCCTGATCGCGCCGACCAAGGGCAAGGTCTTTTACGACGGCGTAAGCTTCTGGGACGCAGCGCCGTCGGACCGCGACCGGCTTCTGCGCCGCTTCGGCGTACTCTACCAGAGCGGCGCCCTGTGGAGCTCCATGACGCTGGCCGAGAACATCGCGCTGCCCCTGCGGGAATACACCCGGTTAAAGAGTGCCGAGATCCGTGAGGTGGCGTCTTTCAAACTCGCGCTGGTGGGCTTGACGGGCTTCGAGGATTACTATCCCTCCGAGATCAGCGGCGGGATGTGCAAACGGGCCGGCCTGGCGCGGGCGATGGCGCTTGATCCCGAGATCCTGTTTTTCGACGAACCCTCGGCCGGGCTGGACCCTATCAGCGCCCGGCTACTGGATGATCTGATCCTGGAGCTGCGCGACGGGTTGGGCACCACGTTCGTGGTGGTCACGCATGAGCTGGCGAGCATTTTTGCCATCGGCAACAATTCGGTGTTCCTGGATGCGG comes from Desulfobacteraceae bacterium and encodes:
- a CDS encoding YMGG-like glycine zipper-containing protein — protein: MALRPLSGGAMGTAAGAVVGAISGHTLWGAAIGAAAGSAGGFLLGKHQEATKNAYQQGFEAGKKQSQQ
- a CDS encoding ABC transporter permease, with the protein product MNSAADSTQNQTEGSRGLWTVKDEGEGTLRVYLEGNWELDHALPKPEDILNSDVAGGGLRTVRFDSSALTGWATGLLVFLQDLARIAAERRVEIDRAGLPEGVGKLLDLAAAVPERKGARRSVEHEPVLTRIGAAALAWSEGASAMFTFIGECSVALVKLVRGRARLQRSDFLVFIEDCGVSALPIVTLLSMLFGLILAFIGAVQLMMFGAQIYVADLVGIAVVRVMGAVMCGIIMAGRTGAAFAAQLGTMQVNQEIDALKTLGISPIEFLVLPRMLALCLMMPLLCLYADVMGIVGGLIVAVSMLDINMVQYLNQTLHALKMSHFLVGLVHASVFGVLIALFGCLKGMQCGRSASAVGEATTSAVVACIVAIVVSTALITFICKVLKV
- a CDS encoding ATP-binding cassette domain-containing protein → MPAADDTKKTPSGPHISIEDLTMAYGSFVVQSDLTFTINHGDIFIIMGDSGCGKSTLLNHMVGLIAPTKGKVFYDGVSFWDAAPSDRDRLLRRFGVLYQSGALWSSMTLAENIALPLREYTRLKSAEIREVASFKLALVGLTGFEDYYPSEISGGMCKRAGLARAMALDPEILFFDEPSAGLDPISARLLDDLILELRDGLGTTFVVVTHELASIFAIGNNSVFLDAERKTAIASGDPKQMLKECRDPKVRRFLTRGGPASPKETG